In the genome of Brienomyrus brachyistius isolate T26 chromosome 17, BBRACH_0.4, whole genome shotgun sequence, one region contains:
- the LOC125711725 gene encoding major histocompatibility complex class I-related gene protein-like, translated as MCYIIFKQPEIILCLTAAYFNCSSAEAVHSLHRHCVASQGTRFLKNIQFLMVDDITVYYYKSGSSEDPTVPAWLNHTEGLELWKQVSLNLNFNRHVMDTAVRLTAEHFNHSDDHTYQAHGHCELNPDGTSRSFMSHAYDGMDFVSFDVERKSWVAVVPQAIFYKQRRESDMFDLNRLIAHYQSGCINWLKKLLEYSISVRKTRVPEVKLFARNPPMTSAIEVTCHVTGFYPREVHVEWLGADELPLMEGVISGEVLPNGDLTYQLRKILRVPEDQGTQSYSCRVAHSSVPENITVIWAPETTRLYGIIPGVLLAVLVLMLFAVIFIFTDCAAGLRR; from the exons ATGTGttatattatttttaagcaACCGGAAATAATTTTATGTTTAACCGCGGCTTACTTTAACTGTTCTAGTGCAG AAGCGGTCCACTCCCTCCATCGGCACTGCGTGGCGTCCCAGGGAACTCGCTTTTTGAAGAACATCCAGTTTCTAATGGTGGATGACATCACTGTTTACTACTATAAAAGCGGTTCTAGCGAAGATCCAACAGTGCCGGCATGGCTGAACCATACGGAGGGCTTGGAATTGTGGAAGCAAGTCAGCCTGAATCTCAACTTCAACAGACATGTGATGGACACTGCAGTGAGACTGACTGCAGAGCATTTCAACCATTCAGACG atcacacataTCAGGCTCATGGTCACTGTGAATTGAACCCAGATGGAACTAGTAGGTCTTTCATGAGCCATGCATACGATGGCATGGATTTTGTCAGCTTCGATGTCGAGAGGAAATCCTGGGTCGCAGTCGTCCCACAGGCCATCTTCTACAAACAAAGACGGGAATCAGACATGTTCGATTTAAATCGTCTTATTGCTCACTATCAATCTGGTTGCATTAACTGGCTGAAGAAGCTTTTGGAGTATAGTATAAGTGTACGGAAAACAAGAG ttccaGAAGTGAAGCTATTTGCCAGGAACCCCCCTATGACATCTGCCATTGAAGTCacatgtcatgtgactggctTCTACCCACGGGAGGTGCATGTTGAGTGGTTGGGGGCAGATGAGCTCCCCCTGATGGAGGGTGTGATCAGTGGGGAGGTTCTGCCCAATGGTGATTTAACCTACCAGCTGAGGAAGATTCTGAGGGTGCCAGAAGATCAGGGAACCCAAAGCTACAGCTGTCGGGTGGCCCACAGCAGTGTGCCTGAGAACATCACTGTCATCTGGG CTCCGGAAACAACTCGTCTTTATGGAATAATCCCCGGGGTCCTTCTGGCTGTATTGGTTCTCATGCTTTTTGCAGTCATCTTCATCTTCACAGACTGTGCAGCAG GGTTAAGGAGATGA